The nucleotide window AGGATTGGTTGTAACTTAATCTGACATTTACGTTCAGAGACTGGCCAGAACTTCTAAGATCAATAATCCATGTGTGGTATGTACATAGGAAGTACTGCTGTTCCTAGGAGTCTCAATTAACAAGTCTGATTATTAACGGATATAGAAGATCTATGCCAGTAATTACCTGGTACAGACCTCACAGCAGCCTACAACTTGCtcacaaggaaacaaaaataggCAGATGCTTCTCTCTGGTGATCAGTAACAAGACATGAaagaatggcctgaagttgtgtcagggaaggtttagtttggaaattaggaaaaggttcttcacccagaggatgtctgggcactggaacagactccccAGTGAAGTGGCCACAGCCCCAAGCCttacagagttcaagaagcatttggacaacactcttCAGCACATTgtgtgactcttggggctgttctgtgcagggccagaagttggactttgatgatccttgcaggtcccttccaaatcagcttattctgtgattctgagaagCTCTAAGAAACTGCTTTCTGAATTTAGACCAATCACTTGCTCACTGTGCCAGGCTCTGAACCTATATAGTCTTTAACACTTCTCCCAcatcagcagggacaggagtgcTGGTGAGCTACAGAATAATCCAGGATCTGCAGCATGTGCCACCAGCTGCCACCAACCTCATAGAAGCCTGCAAGCTGAGGCCCAAAGTAGTCAGATCTGCAGAGATGGAAGCCAGCTGGTAATAATTTACTCCACTGGTCTCCCCCAGCTAATCCTGCAGGTAAGTTGGCAGGAGCTGGACCATTTCTGGTGCTGAACACATAATTTATATCCAAAAACATAACTTCCTACTTTCCCACAGGTGACTCTGGAGAATCGCTGACAGGGAGTACAGAATTCCACCCAGAGCTCTTAAGCTGTACTTCTATAAATCATTATCTCTTTAAGCATCAACTCAACAGTTAACCTGTTGATTGTCTGTTTAAAGCCTATAACTATAAGAAATAGGCTTTGggttctactttttttttttttgtgtcacaTATTTGGAACAAAGGTGCTTTCCTGAAAATTATGCATGGAGAGGAGGAATAAAAGacctaaaaattaaattgatcTGTTTGATTTAATGATTAGGAAGTGAGGTTTACTTGActgctttgtgtgtgtttcttcCATTTGCTACCAAGCATTTTCTTCTTGGATTCAGGTGATAGTAAAGAAagttgaaaatactgaaaatgttgAAGATCTTTCAATCATTCTGTTTTTGGAGACTGAGAAAAAGCCTTTATCCCATGCAAAACATATTATGCAGCTAATGGGTTGGAAGTTCAACTATTTCAGCCTGAACTacatgaagacaaaaaaatttgTACGAACTTCAAtgttcattttttcctccctgtttttAAGAAATGTCTCACTCCAAAGAGGAATGTACTAAACAACTCCTGAAACAATTTGCTTTTCTAAATCAATTTACACTTGGAGCCAGCTCAGACTATGGAATTTACCAAACTGGAAGCACCGTGGAAGTACACGCTATTTGAGGAGAGCTAAGAAAAGGCAAAGGGAAGTTGGAGGCAAGAGAGGGAAGAATTATCCAAGTGAAAACAATACAAAGGTTCCAATTCTGGTAGatcaaaagcaaaaatgcatttctaaaaaACAATTTACAAGAAGCAAATAAGAACTAACATTAAATCCTTCTTAGATTTAATGTTAGGTCTTCAAGCTGACCTCTCTTCAATCAGACAGCCTGCAAAGACAAGGGCTAAGAGATATGATATAGAGACCTTGTCTTCCAAAGACAGCTAAAGGAATTCTTTGCATCAGTGATAACAATGAGAGAAAGGGGAGCACTTCTAAATGTTTGTACATATGTGTGTATGAAACACTGAAGCATCTGAATCTGACAGTATAGAGGTTACAGAAGATTTTTGACAAGCTGAGCAAAAAGTCACCAGAATGATGTAGGAGATTATTCAAGCATTTCAAAGAAGCTTAAGGGTCAGATACTCAAATTATACCTAGAATTGCATAATCTCTTCCATGGAACTCCTTTGTATCTTGAGCACTACAGAGAGTTAACaccaatttttaaataatgtacCCAGTGAAACTTTGAAGAGCTACAGGTGCACATGTCTATACCATACAAATTATTAGAAGTCATGAgcgtggaaaaaaaaaaaaatcttgcatcTATCCAGATGCCAAATAATTCCATATTCCATTCCAAGGGCAGTATCTGGcttatataaaataaagttttgccTTACAATACTATGTGTtgttcagggaagaaaaaaaaaaaaaaggttatttctTAGTTCTACAACAAACCTGGGATTCATGGTTTTCAAGCTCTGCTATAGAAAAGGGCCTCACTCTCAAGAAGACTTTCAAAGGCTCATACACCTattcattaaaaagaagaaagacacAAAACACAGTTATAATTGCCACCTTTTAAACAGAACAGCCCCAAATCATATCAGCATATGTATTGAATACACTGTTTCCTATTTTATATTAATGTCTTAGGTTTTCCTTTCATGTCAATTTCAGACtcaaagcttttatttgcttctttcccTTCTACTGTCCTTAAGTAACCCATTTCTTCTGTGCCCCCTCCAACCACTCCCCTCCCTTTAGCATTCTTTCACGACAAAATcagtattttgattttaaaagagcACACTACCAGAGGCACAAATTGCAGTGCTTCCACCTTCTGGTCTCCCGCTGTACTGAATTCAAACTGTGTTAGTCTAAGCTGCTACACAGTATTGTACTTTCATTTTGTATGCAGCATGCTCAATTAGCACTGACTGACACATTCTTAGCCTCAAGAGACCACTTCCTTACCACCATCCAGGCACCAGACCCTCATCTTCCTCACAGTAACAAGCAGGCAGCCGTTCTCAGTTGCTCAGGTGGCCTTTTCCATCCCCCAACCATTATAGAACAGTCTCCCCTCCCAGGTAAAGCAACAGTAGCAGGGAGCATTTTAGAGGGATCCCAGCACTACTTCATTTCTCAAGGAGCTTTGGTCTTTACTTTGGCAACATTTCAGCAGATGGATTTACTGGAGTTCTCCACAGCCCTGTCATGACCAGCACTAATCAGACAAAATGAAGTCACCTGAGGAAAAGTCACCCAGGAAACTGATCCCTGTAAAAATGCATAGCTGGGTATATTATCTTCTGCTCGAGCACAGCAGAGCAttatagatttttatttccaagcaCCTAATGAGCTTTCACATCAAGGatctatgtattttttaaagcttacTAAAAATAATAGTACAGTCTCATTACATTCAAATTGCAATTACTGaagtccttttcttttttttttttttttcccacaaagtTTAGCACATCACATTGCATAGCACTGACCATGTATCTGCATTTGATGCAGGCTATGACCCGTGTGTAAACAATGAGAAATAAGCTGAAGAATCAAACACATCTCAGGGGCAGAGAAGTACAGCAGTTCTTACCGAAGAAACAtttattaatgtttaaaaaaaaaaaaaaaacaaatccatcaAAAAACAGCCCAGCATCACAAGAATACACTTTGTAAAACCAATCCACACCTGCTGTTCCTCTGTACTAGGCAATACTGTTGATTCCAAGGGTGAAGGTTTACCCTCTACACTCAGAAAAGAAACCGATTCCAACACATCACACACTTCCgtggaaacatattttttcctctcatcaGCCATCGTTCTCTGCAAAGGAACttgtaaggaaaggaaaaaaaaaaaaaaaaaaaaaaaaaaaaaagcccatcaTTTTCTGAGAGAACGAAAGAACGAACAAAAAGACATACGGAGCATAACAGAGCTGGGGCCAGCTCGTATATAAACGAGCACTTTCAAATAAGACAGGGCAATCTAGAGAAGTCTGGGGagtgtgacaaaaaaaaacaaaacaaaaaaaaaaaaacaccaaaaaaacaacaacaaaaaccacctGGCAGGTTATACTACGTAACACACGCGGGAAAGCGCGCTAACAGcctcagctgggcactgctctcACCCACGTGCAGCCCCCTCCCCGGCAGGCTCAACACCCGCAGCAGCCGGGCCGGGAGCCGCCCCGagccccgctcccgctccccgGCACCGCCGCTACCTTGGCGCGCGCGGGAACCCGCGAGCCGGGCCCACGCAGGCGTGGGGGGGGCGTTTTGGGACGAGGGGCGGGCGCTGATTGGCCGAGCGCGGGGGAAGGCGGGCGCTGATTGGCCGAGAGCGGGGGAGAGGGGGTGGGACGAAGGCGCGGGCACAGCTCCCTCCGCCCGGCAGGGGGCGCCGCCGCACAGCGCACGGCGGTGGAGCCGGCGGCTcgggagggaagcagggaatggGGGCAGCGGAGCAGAGCAGCGTGCGCTCCGTACGCAGGGTTTGCTTATCGTCCGTAGTAAGGCATGGCGGTAAAGAAGAGCTTTGAACCGAGAGCCGGGCGGCCAGAGGAGGAGAGGTGTTCTGCTTGGCAGAGGGGGAGGAGGATGGTCGGGGGAGATGCGGGTACCTAAATGTTTCCATCCGAGCGGGTTATATAAAGTTAGCGTGCGTGTTACGTAACCGTCCCGGCGCTGCCGCGGTATAGAAGTAGAAAACGAagtaggaaataaataaaatcgCGAAACGTGCGGGTCACGCGAAAGCCAGGAGTGTGTAGGTCAGGGATGACGGGCCGCGGGGAAGGTGGGATGAGCCCGGAGAACTCCGCGGTCCAGCGCCTTCCACAAGCTAAGGATCGACCGTCCCGGTAACAAATGTAAAGCCCTCCGGTGCCAGCCGGCCTGTTCACACAGTAGGCAGGCAGCAGGATTTCTGCACAGTGCGGGACCCATACACAAAGATAAAGTTGCATCTGTGTTTATGGGACAGTTGGAGACAAGTGAAGAAATGACAAAGGAAATTAGTCCTTGAAGTGCCACAGCTGAAAAATCGGTGGGACTTCAGGTCATTTAGGTGTGTTTAAGAGGCAGCCGGCCAGTCAGAGGTACAGCCAGATGTAAGCAGATACAAAACTGTTCCACAGTTTTgaccaacaggaaaaaaaacaaaggcagaaataGTGTCAAACCCAGCCAGCCGTGCCTAGATCCCTCCAGTCACAGGGCTACTCTGTAATGAGACTACTTGAGTAACTTATGTCAATGGATCTCCACGTGCTATTTGTTTGCCCATTTATTCCTGTAAAGAGCAATCCATATAATacaagtaattttaaaactacAGCTAGAAGTATTTGTCAGGCAGCTTTTATTTGCGGCATATTACCAGAAACAGACTTTAAGGAAGACACAGGTGTTTTGTGTTGGGGGGatattttcccctctgctcacATAGATGTTTCTCAAGTAGGCTTGACACAATCTGTTCACATTAATTCACTCACCTCCCTTCTACAAAAGCTCTCAAGCCTACTAAGTGGAGGGTCAGAATCCTTGTAAGGccttaaatttaaagaaattgaaagCCTCTTGTATCTCTTGGGTAAGAAAACGTAAGCTTTGGTCAATTTTAGGTCTTAGCAAACATAAATAGGACCTGAAGCAGAGGTTCTCTTGCAGAGAACCACCACTGCTTGTTTTAATTAGAATTCAAGTTCTCTCCTATGCTTGAAGCAGGAGCAACCTGATCCTCAAtggatttaaacaaaaatgttttctataactctgggctttgttttgttggtttaaGACTAATCACAGTTCCTTTGAGAGAtttaaaagcagcaataaaaatgGCTGTTTTGTTGCTTTACATATGAAGCTTGCTCTTAGCATTAATAATATCTATGGAAATCTAAACCTGGAAAGACAACTAGGTAGTTCCATAGTTCAGCTTTATGACTCTTCATGCACATCAAAAGAATAAAACTGTTAAATTCACGGTGTTCACCGCAAATTATGAAGTTTTATAACTAGCATCCCCAGGATCCTTTCGTTGTGAcacacatgggaaaaaaaaatccaaataagcTAGGCATTAGTTCACTCTTGCACAGCAAGAATCAAGAATTGAAAACTTGGTAATTTTACCTAAATATCAATTTTAATGCATTGTACTATGTATAATGTCTGTGTATAAACTAACATTTCAGCCAAAATCAAACCcttgaattattaaaaatatatttttcataaagaGCTGCACAACCATATAGTTGCCAGCCTCCAATGAAACCAGGATGCCCAAGTTAAATTTTCCTGCTATTAACAGCTGGCATATTCTTCCTAAAATATACAGTCCTCTCACACATTCTGATTGTGGTTTCTGTTGTCCTTCTTCacaaaaaccagcacagaacTATCTCTTGGAACAcgtaagaaaagaaacaaatgatgAAAATTTGTAAATCAACTTTATTCAACGATGAGCATCGTTTAGGCATCAGCAATAGTAACTTCAACTTCCACGCCTGGTTCGATGCTGATGGAAGTGATCTGCTTCACGATCTCAGAAGGGCTGTGCAGGTCAATGAGCCGCTTATGGATACGCATTTGGAAGCGATCCCAGGTCTTGGAACCCTCACCACAAGGCGTCTTCCTGGTAGTGATCCGCAGGGTCTGAAAAGTCAAACACGGGGTATTTAGCTGAGTAATCTACAATCACATGAAAAGATGATCACCTACAAATACTGTATGGTATCTATGCCATTAGAAAGTTACCCACTAAGCTTGGTCTGCTGATGTTAACACTCCTTCCCtacatatttaatttcatttaaaaaatgagttCGTTATTAAAAGAAAGTGAACAGAAAAGCCCCTTCCACATTCAACATGTTTTGCACTTAACAGTTACCCTAGGTAGGTGTCAAAGCAACTTGTGAAATCATCTTTTTACACTGGGTCACCCTCAGTTTAGTAGCACTATTTTTCACCTCaccttttattctttaaaaaaatatgtttttaagcacacagctgcagaaagaaaaccaatttttaaGACAGGAAAACAGTGTCAAGTACCTTGGTAGGCATGCGAACAGGTCCCTTCaccttcaggtttttttccttagcacCTCTGATCAAGTCagcacagactgaaaaaaaacatgcaGTAGCTCAGGTTTGCAACTATTTTacttgcttgattttttttaagcaagtaTTTTAAACAAGATGTTGGCTCAGAATAGCGTATGAGTGATCACTGCCATTCATTTAAAGCATTATCCTCACAGCCAACCACGTACAACTGGAAGTGTTGTGACACGATGAACGAAGCCACAGTGCGACAATAAGTAGGCATTACTACAAGCTTAAACTGTATTTAAGCTGTTATCAGCCTGAAGATCCTGCAAATAGtaaattttttacatttttattatatgATTGAACACTGGCAAAGCTAGTTCctaaataagattaaaaaaatttttaaagaatgttaCACTAAACTCTTCATAACACAAATGATAAAATATCGAGAAACCAGTGCCGTTCAGTTCTTATACATTCAAAACGTGGTAAC belongs to Vidua macroura isolate BioBank_ID:100142 chromosome 1, ASM2450914v1, whole genome shotgun sequence and includes:
- the RPS20 gene encoding 40S ribosomal protein S20, with translation MAFKDTGKAPVEQEVAIHRIRITLTSRNVKSLEKVCADLIRGAKEKNLKVKGPVRMPTKTLRITTRKTPCGEGSKTWDRFQMRIHKRLIDLHSPSEIVKQITSISIEPGVEVEVTIADA